CAAATGTTTGGGGAATAAATACCAAATCTTTTGAGTCCAAAACACTTACCTTTCAAAGAGTTTCAATTGACAAAAAGATCCTCTTTTATGATTTCTACTTCGGTTCATTGGGTCCAAACTTCTCAATTATCTCCATACAAGAAggataattttctttatcttgtaGCAAATctattaaaatagaaaaagttGATGAGTCCATTTTAAATCCTCTTCTAGccatttcttcaagaaatcTCAGTGCATCATTATATTCCCCTCTCCTAAGAAGTTCTTGAGCAATAAAACTAAATGTTATCCCATTAGGCGAACAACTATTCTCTTACATCTTCACAAAAAACTCTTTAGCTTCATCCAGCAAACCTTTTAGACAAAGATTAGTAATCATCGTTTTATATGTTGACACGTTATGTTCCATTCCTTTTAAAGAAAGATTATTGAAAAGATCCCCTGCACATTGAAACCTCCCACTTTTGCACAATCCATGAAGAATGATGTTGTACATAGTTATATCAAGTTTGACTCCATCAAATTGCATTTTCTGCAGGAATTGCAGGGCCTCCTCAATATGTCCACATTTGCATAGGCCATCCAACATTGTACAGTAGGTATGAAAATCAGGAGTTAAGGAAACAGCTTGCATCTCAACGAATACTTCTCTTGCAGAACGATACCTTGCCATCCTGAACAAACCCTGCAAGACAATATTATATGTACCAACGTCAGCTCTCAAACCTCTCTGTGGAATTTCCCTGAGGAGATGCATGGccttatcattttcatttttcttgaaatgCCCATTCATTAGAGTACTGTGGCTTAGAATATCTGGATGCACACCCCTATTAACCACGGTGTCAAAAATTTTCCTTGCTTTATCCATTTGGCCCTGCAAACAGTATCCATTCATCAGGACATTATATATAACTGTATCAGAATTTTCACCTCTCTGAATCATGATCTCAAATACATCTCCTGCATCTTGCAAGGATCCTTCCCTAGAAAATGCATCAATCAGAATACAATAAGTAAAATGGCTTGGAGGAATACTAAAATGACTCATCTAGTTCAGTAGCATtttgacatcttttaatttgcCCAATTTACAAAGGCCATGAATCAAACAGTTATAGGTGACAACACACGGGAGAACACCCTTTTCGATCATCTCATGCAAAAGGGCCAGAGCTTGATCGACCATTTTATCTTTGCACAGTCTGTCAATAATAGTCGTGTATATGATGGCATTGGGTTTAACATTCGTATTTTAACCATTTTCCATTATCCTAAAGAATTTAATTGCAGTGCTAGTGTTTCCCGCCTTACAAAGCCCATGGATTACACTTCCAAGGATGACCACATTGATTTCgcaaagtttttcatatatcaTTTTTTCGAACAAATTCTTGGGCCTGCAAAACCATATTTTGTCGAAAGAACCCCTTGAGTAATGTGCCAAAGGTGGTAGCATTGGGTAAAAAACCAAGCTTCAAGAGGGCACCAAATAGAGAAAATCCAAAATCCACTCGACCCACGAGGCAGTAACAGTCAATGCCCATGCCCAATGTGTAATCATCAACTAGAATAATGCCCTTGTTGCCACGCATGTCTCTGAAAACGGAAATAGCTGAGTGATAATGCTTCATCTTAATAATACGGGCCAGAAGTTTATTGAATTGAATAACTCTAGGCAAAGGCCTCATCGGGACCATCTGATTGTACAAGCTCAAAGCATTTTCCAGCTTATCAATATCGCTAATATTGTCCCTTAAACTTCCAGATTCATAGCTGAAATTGGAACTCATAGAAGAGTGATCATTATTGCTAGCAGTAGTACCAGTAATTGCAGCGGCAGAAATAGAATGAAATCGAAATTGAGAATCAGGATTAGGGAAATTGGGAATTAGGATTAGGgatagggttagggtttggagAGAGATATGTTAAAGTACTAGTTGAGATACTTGGTGCTTTCTGGAATTGAGGAATGGAAACAACAGAAAAAGCTCTACTCTCGATCTTCATATCTGACACAAGACtagttattttttcttctttccaacAAACGTCAACATTTTATAGCTATTAACACTTGATAATACAATAACTAATTACAAAAAAGGGTAACTACCTTCATATCCTTTCTTGCTCGATCTATTAACCATGTTGGGAAGTTATTTTCCCATTCGATATCCTTAACTAGTTTGGCAGTGAATTGCGCCAGGATATGGCTACACCCATTTCCAGCTCTAGGAACAAAAGAGAACTTGCAACACTCAAAATCCTTTCTAAGGTTACCAACGTCCTCCAGGACTGTTTCTATGTTATTGTCCTAAACATTGCCTGTCTTAATTTGGTCCACTACACCTTTGCAGTTTGTTTGGACTTCAATATTAGTACAACTTGCGTTCTTTGCCATTACTAGAGCACTTCTAATAGCCAGTGCTTCTTCTTTGCTTGCTTCTCCTCTCTTGCGTTCAAAATATTCCTTTTACTTTCACAATCCTTCCCACCCAGTTCCTAGCTATGATCCTCAAACTTGTTCTTACCATTTTGGCTGATATTGCTGCATCTGTATTTATTTTAATCACTCCCTCCTTAAGTGGTTCCCAACCATCTTGCTGATGCTTGCCAACTTCTGGAGTGGCATTGTTTCCTGCACCTGCAATTGTTTCATTTTCATATTCGATCCATTCTTGCTATTTTTTATCAACAATTTGCTTTGCCTCCTTGTTCTCACAGTGGAATACCATACTGTTTCGTGCCTTCCAGATTTGCCATAGGATGTTTACTGTGAGGTTGATTCTGTCCTGCACACAAGACTAGTTGAATTAACAGAAAAATGTTGAGTTATTACGTAAACTATGTTATTTTGCTTAGTTAACAGAATTAAGTAGGAATTAGTAGTATTTTGTCGTTTTCTTTGTAGTTTGTTGTGTTTGGGGTATTAAGTGGATTTTTTCAAATTCGGTCCATGTCAGCAAGTTAGTTACAAGTAACTTTAGGCACTAGTATTAGTAGGAAGAGGCTCTACActttttgttattaattttactGATATTGAAACCGATTCCTTGTGAGTGAATGGATCAATTCCTTTCTCTGCAAGTTTCCCTCAACTCTTCCTTTATTCTCTGATCATCTCTTTCCTCTCTATTttgaattttacattttctcTTATTCGTTGCTGAATTTCAGTGAAGTACCATTGATTGAGCTTGAGTTTGTGACAAATGGTATTTAGAGCAGTCGATTCTGAGGAAATGACAGAAACTAGAAGTAAAGCTTCTAAGGAAAATCTTAAAAGGTTAGATAGAGAGGTCTCAGAACTGGGAATGGCTGTGAAGAACTTGGCTGGGTCTGTGAGTGAACTTAGTCTATCTATTTCACTTACTGgtaggtgccgaacctgtacaataataattactaaaaagtcctaatcaccaccacaattaattataaaacaaatccgagtactggagcagggaccctaggtgtgcaatgggttacttgattcaccatgtttccgaaaagtttgcttgatccgatataccagaattgtctataaatatactaaaattgcatacaatggcaagtagaGTCGATTCTACAGGGAACGGGTTGGAAATTGTTTCTTTCCACGTCAATAGAATAAATTGGGGGATAATTAATGaggtgaaaataaaaataaaataaacaaaattcaaagcTAACTTACCaagtacaatttactaaaaatagcaattaataaaattctacccaaaggatcaacttttcaggcacggtccaattaaatgatcattgatgcaaagatatttcattcatccgtctctaggttggttatagctatcaagaagttctgacaaccagttcttccttacttttttgaCAGTCAAGgcacgaccattgactgcttctctaaccagaaaacaaccctaggtacgaccgtagaaatttaattatccaattgcattaaaactagaagaacccaaccctaaccaataaacacgctaagagggtttatttaaattagatcttgcgttcccccaacataaagccaattatggtggttgtcactagttgtcaactaaacgaacaattacggattcaatttaattgacgtgacagtaggctattaaattaaatcaaatacctggccgttgatattcacttaataaaatacccatgaacaattaattcagaaaaCGCAAGAACAGCAACAAATTGGACGAAATAGTGaaaattcgattagatctcacagatgttatgAATCGCGCTTTCGCGTTAACCCTTGGGTAGAAGGGGAATTTAGCCGTTCCTCATCATATCAGTCTTgcgcgatttaattgatttCATCCACGCAAACATCAAAGAATCTGGAACGATGAAGTaacgaagaaagaaaaagtgaaaagtctTGCTTGTTTCTGCGTTGGAGTCCGTACTGAATCCGAAAGTTCAATGCCAAAGCCAACGAAAATTGTACGGAtccaaagcaaaagcaaaagagtcaaaatgtaAAAGCCAAAAAGCAAGGGAAAAGTCTTGGATGTTTGACAGATGcgaaaaaaggaaaactaaagCTAAGGTAGTGATTCCTCGTGAATCTGGattgttttcttctttgtaGCGCCGCCAGTAGGAGCCAAATCAGGAGCAAGCTTTGTCTAAGGGTTCTAATCCCACGCATCTGGTCCACGTGGACCTGGTTCCTTAATTGGTTCTCCTGCTGTTACCAAGCCCGCGGGTCCGGCTTTTGGGTAACCCTCTACAATTTCTAGCGTGGGCACATCCTGAAATAAagggtcttctggaaatttgcttcAAAAGATTATTTTTATCACCAACCACCTACAATttacacaaatatcaaatatgagcaAATTCTCAATTCTTAGCGCCatgagtagccaaaattaggacagaaTAATAGTGCAAAATGTGCTCAATTACCGCTCTATCACTTACTTAAGATTTAATAGCATGAAAATGCATTCATTTCCTCTGCATTGATATGACATAATACTATCGGAGTGAAACAAGGGATCTAAAGGAGAACAGAAGTTAGACTATATTAGTAACAAGTAAACCTTTTGTGTGTATTTACAAATGTTTGGGGAATAAATACCAAATCTTTTGAGTCCAAAACACTTACCTTTCAAAGAGTTTCAATTGACAAAAAGATCCTCTTTTATGATTTCTACTTCGGTTCATTGGGTCCAAACTTCTCAATTATCTCCATACAAGAAggataattttctttatcttgtaGCAAATctattaaaatagaaaaagttGATGAGTCCATTTTAAATCCTCTTCTAGccatttcttcaagaaatcTCAGTGCATCATTATATTCCCCTCTCCTAAGAAGTTCTTGAGCAATAAAACTAAATGTTATCCCATTAGGCGAACAACTATTCTCTTACATCTTCACAAAAAACTCTTTAGCTTCATCCAGCAAACCTTTTAGACAAAGATTAGTAATCATCGTTTTATATGTTGACACGTTATGTTCCATTCCTTTTAAAGAAAGATTATTGAAAAGATCCCCTGCACATTGAAACCTCCCACTTTTGCACAATCCATGAAGAATGATGTTGTACATAGTTATATCAAGTTTGACTCCATCAAATTGCATTTTCTGCAGGAATTGCAGGGCCTCCTCAATATGTCCACATTTGCATAGGCCATCCAACATTGTACAGTAGGTATGAAAATCAGGAGTTAAGGAAACAGCTTGCATCTCAACGAATACTTCTCTTGCAGAACGATACCTTGCCATCCTGAACAAACCCTGCAAGACAATATTATATGTACCAACGTCAGCTCTCAAACCTCTCTGTGGAATTTCCCTGAGGAGATGCATGGccttatcattttcatttttcttgaaatgCCCATTCATTAGAGTACTGTGGCTTAGAATATCTGGATGCACACCCCTATTAACCACGGTGTCAAAAATTTTCCTTGCTTTATCCATTTGGCCCTGCAAACAGTATCCATTCATCAGGACATTATATATAACTGTATCAGAATTTTCACCTCTCTGAATCATGATCTCAAATACATCTCCTGCATCTTGCAAGGATCCTTCCCTAGAAAATGCATCAATCAGAATACAATAAGTAAAATGGCTTGGAGGAATACTAAAATGACTCATCTAGTTCAGTAGCATtttgacatcttttaatttgcCCAATTTACAAAGGCCATGAATCAAACAGTTATAGGTGACAACACACGGGAGAACACCCTTTTCGATCATCTCATGCAAAAGGGCCAGAGCTTGATCGACCATTTTATCTTTGCACAGTCTGTCAATAATAGTCGTGTATATGATGGCATTGGGTTTAACATTCGTATTTTAACCATTTTCCATTATCCTAAAGAATTTAATTGCAGTGCTAGTGTTTCCCGCCTTACAAAGCCCATGGATTACACTTCCAAGGATGACCACATTGATTTCgcaaagtttttcatatatcaTTTTTTCGAACAAATTCTTGGGCCTGCAAAACCATATTTTGTCGAAAGAACCCCTTGAGTAATGTGCCAAAGGTGGTAGCATTGGGTAAAAAACCAAGCTTCAAGAGGGCACCAAATAGAGAAAATCCAAAATCCACTCGACCCACGAGGCAGTAACAGTCAATGCCCATGCCCAATGTGTAATCATCAACTAGAATAATGCCCTTGTTGCCACGCATGTCTCTGAAAACGGAAATAGCTGAGTGATAATGCTTCATCTTAATAATACGGGCCAGAAGTTTATTGAATTGAATAACTCTAGGCAAAGGCCTCATCGGGACCATCTGATTGTACAAGCTCAAAGCATTTTCCAGCTTATCAATATCGCTAATATTGTCCCTTAAACTTCCAGATTCATAGCTGAAATTGGAACTCATAGAAGAGTGATCATTAGTAACAAGTAAACCTTTTGTGTGTATTTACAAATGTTTGGGGAATAAATACCAAATCTTTTGAGTCCAAAACACTTACCTTTCAAAGAGTTTCAATTGACAAAAAGATCCTCTTTTATGATTTCTACTTCGGTTCATTGGGTCCAAACTTCTCAATTATCTCCATACAAGAAggataattttctttatcttgtaGCAAATctattaaaatagaaaaagttGATGAGTCCATTTTAAATCCTCTTCTAGccatttcttcaagaaatcTCAGTGCATCATTATATTCCCCTCTCCTAAGAAGTTCTTGAGCAATAAAACTAAATGTTATCCCATTAGGCGAACAACTATTCTCTTACATCTTCACAAAAAACTCTTTAGCTTCATCCAGCAAACCTTTTAGACAAAGATTAGTAATCATCGTTTTATATGTTGACA
This Coffea eugenioides isolate CCC68of unplaced genomic scaffold, Ceug_1.0 ScVebR1_1363;HRSCAF=2201, whole genome shotgun sequence DNA region includes the following protein-coding sequences:
- the LOC113755263 gene encoding protein Rf1, mitochondrial-like, which encodes MSSNFSYESGSLRDNISDIDKLENALSLYNQMVPMRPLPRVIQFNKLLARIIKMKHYHSAISVFRDMRGNKGIILVDDYTLGMGIDCYCLVGRVDFGFSLFGALLKLGFLPNATTFGTLLKGEGSLQDAGDVFEIMIQRGENSDTVIYNVLMNGYCLQGQMDKARKIFDTVVNRGVHPDILSHSTLMNGHFKKNENDKAMHLLREIPQRGLRADVGTYNIVLQGLFRMARYRSAREVFVEMQAVSLTPDFHTYCTMLDGLCKCGHIEEALQFLQKMQFDGVKLDITMYNIILHGLCKSGRFQCAGDLFNNLSLKGMEHNVSTYKTMITNLCLKGLLDEAKEFFVKIYESGSLRDNISDIDKLENALSLYNQMVPMRPLPRVIQFNKLLARIIKMKHYHSAISVFRDMRGNKGIILVDDYTLGMGIDCYCLVGRVDFGFSLFGALLKLGFLPNATTFGTLLKGEGSLQDAGDVFEIMIQRGENSDTVIYNVLMNGYCLQGQMDKARKIFDTVVNRGVHPDILSHSTLMNGHFKKNENDKAMHLLREIPQRGLRADVGTYNIVLQGLFRMARYRSAREVFVEMQAVSLTPDFHTYCTMLDGLCKCGHIEEALQFLQKMQFDGVKLDITMYNIILHGLCKSGRFQCAGDLFNNLSLKGMEHNVSTYKTMITNLCLKGLLDEAKEFFVKIYESGSLRDNISDIDKLENALSLYNQMVPMRPLPRVIQFNKLLARIIKMKHYHSAISVFRDMRGNKGIILVDDYTLGMGIDCYCLVGRVDFGFSLFGALLKLGFLPNATTFGTLLKGEGSLQDAGDVFEIMIQRGENSDTVIYNVLMNGYCLQGQMDKARKIFDTVVNRGVHPDILSHSTLMNGHFKKNENDKAMHLLREIPQRGLRADVGTYNIVLQGLFRMARYRSAREVFVEMQAVSLTPDFHTYCTMLDGLCKCGHIEEALQFLQKMQFDGVKLDITMYNIILHGLCKSGRFQCAGDLFNNLSLKGMEHNVSTYKTMITNLCLKGLLDEAKEFFVKIYESGSLRDNISDIDKLENALSLYNQMVPMRPLPRVIQFNKLLARIIKMKHYHSAISVFRDMRGNKGIILVDDYTLGMGIDCYCLVGRVDFGFSLFGALLKLGFLPNATTFGTLLKGFFRQNM